From Permianibacter aggregans, a single genomic window includes:
- the ccmD gene encoding heme exporter protein CcmD — protein MSFSEFLNMGGHGFYVWLSYGVGLVVTVALLCEPRWRRQRVIDRLKAFYRREQLDQAEKHDAS, from the coding sequence ATGAGTTTTAGCGAATTTCTCAATATGGGCGGCCATGGCTTCTATGTCTGGCTCAGCTACGGTGTCGGTCTGGTCGTGACGGTGGCCTTGTTGTGCGAACCCCGCTGGCGCCGGCAGCGGGTAATCGATCGGCTGAAAGCGTTTTATCGGCGCGAACAATTGGACCAAGCGGAGAAACACGATGCATCCTGA